CCCCGCCGGCCCCGGCCAGGCGGTGGCGCCGCTCGCAGTGCCCCTTGTGGCGCATGAAGCTGTCTCGCCACATGAACTTCTTGGCGCAGACGTCGCACTCGTAGGGCTTGAGGCCGGTGTGCGTCTTCATGTGCTCGGTCAGGTGGTGCTTCATCTTGAACTTCTTGTTGCAGACGGGGCAGTCGAAGGGGCGCAGGTTGAGGTGCATGTTGACATGCCGGTCACGCATGCTCTTGTGGGAGAAGGCCTTGCCACAGTGACACATGAAGATCTTGTTGCCATCGCCCGAGCCGgctgccagctgcacagccccGTGCTCCACGGGGGCCTGCGGGGGGAAGACCAGGATCTGGTTGCCCTGCATGTCCATGGGCATGAGGGAGCGCTGGGCAAAGCTGCCACCGCCGCCGCCCGggccctcctccagcccctcgtAGGGCGAGGGGAAGTCCTCTGAGGACTCGCAGAAGTTGACCTGCTCCTCCAGCTTGGCCCCGGAGGGCTCGGTCAGCGTACGCACATCACTGATGCTGAGGGGGGGCTCACCGGGGGCCGGCCCCACCTCcaccgggtcctcgtcctcctcgcATGTCAGCACCAAGTCCTCCTGGGACCGCTCCTTCTTGATGTACACCCACTGCTTCTGGGGCATGATGCTAGGCTGCACGTAGGCTGggcgccgccccccgcccccaccactgcccccatccccgccGCTGTCACTCACGTCATCATCCGTCTCCAGGATGAACTTGCTGCCGCCGGAGAAGGGCTCGGGGCAGCGGGAGGGACCCTTCTCGGCCTGGAAGATCACCTCCTCGTCTGGCCCCTCCGATCCGTCCCGCTCTATGCCACCTGCCGCCCCTCGCAGTGCATACTTGGCAGGCCCGTGCTCCGGCCCCTCACCCGTCTCCCGGGGGCTGAAGTAGTTACTGCTGCTGGGTGACTGGTTCTCGCTGGTGCGGCTGGAGTGGGCACggaaggaggaggaaggtgaGGGGCCGGCGGTGCCCCGCCCCTCCTTGAGCAGCTCCGTGCACTTGTCCACGATGTGCCACATCTGCAGCACGCTGCCCACGGTGAGGAAGTTGACGATCTCATCTGAGGCCATGCTCAGCTTGCCGGTATACGCGGACCCCAGCACCGTCTCGAAGGCACCCGGGTCCATGACGTTGGGCAGCACGATGGACGTCATGTTCTTCAGCAGCACCTGGTCGTGGAAGTAGGGCGAGGAGGCGGCCAGCACGGCCCGGTGGGCCCGGAACACCCGGCCCTGCACGTGGATGGAGATGTCACACAGCTTGCCCTCCACCCGCTGCTGGTTCAGGTTCTCCAGCAGGGCGCTGGTGATCTCAGGGAAGTCCACGTGTACAATGGCACTGCACGCCGGGTCCATGGTGCCGGGGATGCACTGCCTGCAAGAGACAGAGGATTAGAGCTGTGGGGTGCTGGG
The sequence above is a segment of the Mauremys mutica isolate MM-2020 ecotype Southern chromosome 12, ASM2049712v1, whole genome shotgun sequence genome. Coding sequences within it:
- the LOC123345771 gene encoding zinc finger and BTB domain-containing protein 22-like, with product MDPACSAIVHVDFPEITSALLENLNQQRVEGKLCDISIHVQGRVFRAHRAVLAASSPYFHDQVLLKNMTSIVLPNVMDPGAFETVLGSAYTGKLSMASDEIVNFLTVGSVLQMWHIVDKCTELLKEGRGTAGPSPSSSFRAHSSRTSENQSPSSSNYFSPRETGEGPEHGPAKYALRGAAGGIERDGSEGPDEEVIFQAEKGPSRCPEPFSGGSKFILETDDDVSDSGGDGGSGGGGGRRPAYVQPSIMPQKQWVYIKKERSQEDLVLTCEEDEDPVEVGPAPGEPPLSISDVRTLTEPSGAKLEEQVNFCESSEDFPSPYEGLEEGPGGGGGSFAQRSLMPMDMQGNQILVFPPQAPVEHGAVQLAAGSGDGNKIFMCHCGKAFSHKSMRDRHVNMHLNLRPFDCPVCNKKFKMKHHLTEHMKTHTGLKPYECDVCAKKFMWRDSFMRHKGHCERRHRLAGAGGGPKKEPVVAASATAPPMMLLLLAPLLLLALARGVWGEREKPTFCGEVTECFTFDLICNSSDYEARLYPPSAWVSTRVNNTYTAAKTTGFWRLFRYIQGWNQLGAKIPMTSPVLTRVDQAAGETQEFTISFLLPAAWQGDPPQPTQPVVFIERFPALPTYVRSFGGWLTDANRGTHIRALMPLWGGTPGTSTAPGTTLPATTGGGRPVCCLPGVLGQSRGQCSLGRSSRENHEGATQ